In one Xyrauchen texanus isolate HMW12.3.18 chromosome 18, RBS_HiC_50CHRs, whole genome shotgun sequence genomic region, the following are encoded:
- the cmklr2 gene encoding LOW QUALITY PROTEIN: chemerin-like receptor 2 (The sequence of the model RefSeq protein was modified relative to this genomic sequence to represent the inferred CDS: inserted 2 bases in 1 codon) → MERMMTEEDMDYENYTYEYMEYGYLEESNAEGYTQRQALHIISMIIYSLAFTLGVTGNGMVIWVTAFKSKRTVNSIWLQNLAMADFVFVLFLPFSIDYVLQDFHWLFGKTMCKLNSFVCTMNLYASVLFLTILSXWLEKFRTIRQAWWLCALIWITSCCLSCPTLIFRDTIQHNGKIGCFNNFHDKSERHIAMVSLRTTVGFLLPFATIMVSGILLALKMQKSNPVHFSSFSRMVSAVILAFFLCWVPFHTFSLMELTIHHTTYLHSVLIVGFPLATSLAFFNSCVNPILYVLLTKKVRKLVKRSCLSFTKSSLREMSQSVLATELDSEQPSCSPEEPNANSYV, encoded by the exons GATGATGACTGAAGAGGACATGGACTATGAAAATTACACATATGAATACATGGAATATGGATATTTGGAGGAGTCCAACGCTGAAGGTTACACTCAGAGACAAGCTCTTCACATTATATCAATGATCATCTACAGTCTGGCATTTACTCTGGGTGTGACTGGGAATGGAATGGTTATCTGGGTGACTGCCTTCAAAAGCAAAAGGACGGTGAACAGCATTTGGCTGCAGAATCTGGCCATGGCCGActttgtgtttgtgcttttcttgccattctccattgactaTGTGCTGCAAGATTTTCATTGGctct TTGGAAAGACGATGTGCAAGCTGAACTCCTTTGTCTGCACCATGAACCTGTATGCCAGTGTGCTCTTTCTGACCATCCTGAG CTGGTTGGAAAAGTTCCGCACTATACGGCAGGCCTGGTGGCTGTGTGCACTGATTTGGATCACTTCCTGCTGTTTAAGCTGTCCGACCCTGATTTTCCGAGATACAATCCAACATAATGGGAAGATTGGGTGTTTTAATAACTTTCACGATAAGAGTGAAAGACACATTGCCATGGTATCACTGCGCACCACTGTGGGCTTCCTCCTTCCGTTCGCTACCATCATGGTGAGTGGCATACTACTAGCTTTGAAGATGCAGAAATCCAACCCTGTACATTTTTCCAGCTTCTCCAGAATGGTTTCTGCTGTGATCCTCGCCTTCTTCTTGTGCTGGGTGCCATTTCACACCTTTAGCCTCATGGAGTTGACTATACACCATACCACCTACCTGCACTCAGTGCTCATTGTGGGATTTCCCCTTGCCACCAGCCTTGCCTTTTTCAATAGCTGTGTGAACCCAATCCTGTATGTACTGCTAACTAAGAAGGTGAGGAAACTTGTGAAGAGGTCTTGTTTGAGCTTCACCAAGAGCTCGTTAAGAGAGATGAGTCAGTCAGTGTTGGCTACTGAATTAGACTCAGAACAACCCAGCTGCTCTCCAGAAGAACCCAATGCTAACTCATATGTCTGA